In one window of Octopus bimaculoides isolate UCB-OBI-ISO-001 chromosome 20, ASM119413v2, whole genome shotgun sequence DNA:
- the LOC106876102 gene encoding ataxin-1 — translation MNRNGCGQNGRVPVPLQSSSVTAPRPFSCFPNTSTGDGSTQSVAPSLPLRPVHSSLLPGYTAPTIVQAAESLHTVRTATQPGLEMQSVLNSSQSSIGSLFRPSPTVADPAPRIYHAGQYGNSLYTTANSSLASFSSLYSIHGQPAGHLASGAVSPYNTFYPQYPQGYSPSCLLSPAGHYPHLDSYSAVLASMGSHTQHVSQSQLPHTFMPTHISQYSPLSSHRNATPTTSPSSAGNLGHSPSQSALMHQHSPKQEQMRDSLAEAATVDGYSHSPRGVAPSHSLSKEDKSHSASSQQQQQQQKHLHSRQLSPLSTQNKTSSLLKDTTTTPKTDLNKDLGYKVPSGKEGSLKHRILTRPPNIQINESPVVEPEQVLSAGAKTYHHKSEAISPAKRSKSISEMASTGCEMGIGQHQHPHQQQQQQQQPQQQHQPHHQPQLHGTRTSPGIPNTPMTPHLHYPPHFIKGSIIQLANGDLKRVEDLQTNDFIHSAEISADLKIDSSTVVRTDENVDLGTTILSFLVGENKVQVTVEATLEHPFFVFGKGWSSCCPQRTIKRYGLDCHKLSVGDVCISLTHKEAPRDMIHPQYPQSFKGTKIDGEAHSNFRTASTTSTMNTTLSTTSASSPVSNCQQNQSTYLSRHCSPPAAMSFGHKQTTTHSTETQTNLAPEDISSNKNGTATNTSNNGSGLGVQQVRKRRWSAPDKIKVEPIAEFDKSASIIAEDSKTNVTKND, via the exons ATGAACAG aaatggCTGTGGACAGAATGGTAGAGTTCCTGTTCCTCTTCAAAGTAGTTCAGTAACAGCTCCACGTCCTTTCTCTTGCTTCCCAAACACCAGTACTGGCGATGGATCGACTCAAAGTGTAGCGCCCTCTTTGCCCCTTCGTCCTGTTCACAGCAGCCTTCTCCCCGGCTACACTGCTCCGACTATTGTCCAAGCTGCAGAAAGCTTGCATACCGTGCGCACAGCTACACAGCCTGGTCTGGAGATGCAATCGGTTCTTAACAGCAGCCAATCGTCCATTGGCAGCTTATTTCGGCCTTCTCCAACTGTTGCTGATCCGGCTCCAAGGATTTACCACGCTGGCCAATACGGTAACTCTCTCTATACAACAGCCAATAGCTCACTAGCTTCATTTTCCTCTCTTTATAGCATTCATGGACAGCCAGCTGGTCATCTAGCATCTGGTGCTGTGTCACCTTATAATACATTCTACCCTCAATACCCCCAAGGCTACTCACCCAGTTGCCTGTTGTCACCAGCTGGTCACTACCCTCACTTGGACTCCTACTCTGCTGTCCTCGCCAGCATGGGCAGCCACACCCAACATGTCAGCCAATCGCAGCTACCTCACACATTCATGCCAACTCATATATCACAATACTCTCCACTGTCCTCTCATCGGAATGCGACTCCGACCACTTCTCCCAGCTCCGCCGGCAACCTCGGACACTCGCCCAGCCAGTCAGCTCTTATGCATCAACACTCTCCCAAACAAGAACAAATGAGGGATTCGCTCGCTGAGGCTGCGACTGTCGATGGCTACAGTCACTCGCCACGTGGAGTTGCCCCTTCTCATAGTCTTTCAAAAGAGGATAAGTCTCACTCAGcctcatcacaacaacaacagcaacaacagaaacacttGCACTCTCGTCAGTTATCTCCCTTATCGACTCAGAATAAAACCAGTTCTTTACTGAAGGACACTACAACCACCCCCAAAACAGATCTCAATAAGGACTTGGGTTACAAGGTACCAAGTGGCAAAGAGGGTAGTTTGAAACACCGTATACTCACCCGGCCACCCAACATCCAAATCAACGAATCTCCAGTCGTAGAGCCAGAGCAAGTATTGTCCGCTGGGGCAAAGACTTATCATCATAAGTCGGAAGCCATATCGCCGGCGAAACGGTCAAAGTCGATCAGCGAGATGGCATCGACAGGCTGTGAAATGGGAATTGGACAACACCAACacccacatcaacaacaacaacaacagcaacaaccacaacaacaacaccaaccacaTCATCAACCGCAACTACACGGGACAAGGACATCGCCTGGAATACCTAACACCCCTATGACACCACACCTTCACTATCCTCCGCATTTCATCAAGGGTTCAATCATTCAGCTTGCCAATGGTGACCTGAAGCGTGTTGAAGATTTACAGACAAACGATTTCATTCACAGTGCCGAGATCAGTGCTGACCTCAAAATTGACTCCAGCACCGTGGTACGCACAGATGAAAATGTTGACCTTGGAACCACTATTCTCAGCTTCCTGGTTGGTGAAAATAAAGTTCAG GTGACTGTGGAAGCCACCCTGGAACatcctttctttgtttttggtAAAGGATGGTCATCATGTTGTCCCCAACGAACGATAAAGCGCTATGGACTTGACTGCCACAAGTTATCAGTTGGGGATGTCTGCATATCTTTGACACACAAAGAAGCGCCCAGAGATATGATCCATCCCCAATACCCGCAGAGCTTTAAGGGGACCAAAATCGACGGAGAGGCCCACTCCAACTTCCGAACTGCTAGTACTACTTCTACTATGAATACAACTCTATccacaacatcagcatcatcccCAGTGTCTAATTGCCAACAAAACCAATCAACTTATTTAAGTCGGCACTGCAGCCCTCCGGCAGCTATGAGCTTCGGTCATAAACAAACTACAACACACAGTACCGAGACTCAGACAAATTTAGCCCCAGAAGATATTAGTAGCAATAAAAATGGCACCGCTACCAACACTAGCAATAACGGTAGTGGTTTAGGGGTTCAACAGGTACGCAAAAGGCGTTGGTCAGCTCCGGACAAAATAAAAGTTGAACCAATTGCTGAGTTCGACAAATCGGCTTCCATTATTGCTGAAGACAGTAAAACCAACGTCACCAAAAATGACTGA